Proteins encoded within one genomic window of Flavobacterium gilvum:
- a CDS encoding 2'-5' RNA ligase family protein has protein sequence MKSSINLKEHYNYLFISSVENIKNDQYTIDQLIDSYSDNRFGITLLIRPSLEVKNKIQDFLNELKKSNPNQYYYPNSDIHITVLSVISCYEGFDLKTILVPDYCEIIQKSIADVDPFEIHFKGITASNSAIMVQGFPDNHALEQIRNNLRVNFQNSNLQKSIDKRYVLQTAHSTVMRFKDKILDKENLFESLEKFRAFDFGKFKVEEIELVYNDWYQRNHLVQKISSFKL, from the coding sequence TTGAAAAGCTCAATCAACCTGAAGGAACATTACAATTATCTTTTTATCAGTTCGGTCGAAAACATAAAAAACGACCAGTACACTATAGACCAACTGATTGATTCATATTCTGATAATCGATTTGGAATTACGCTATTAATTAGACCTTCACTTGAGGTAAAAAACAAAATTCAGGACTTTCTCAACGAACTTAAAAAAAGTAACCCTAACCAATATTACTACCCGAATTCAGATATTCACATTACGGTTCTTTCGGTTATATCGTGCTACGAGGGATTTGATTTAAAAACAATTCTTGTTCCTGACTATTGTGAAATAATCCAGAAAAGCATTGCAGACGTAGATCCATTTGAAATTCATTTTAAGGGAATCACGGCTTCAAATTCTGCCATAATGGTTCAGGGATTTCCAGATAATCATGCATTAGAACAAATCAGAAACAATTTGAGAGTGAATTTTCAAAACTCCAATTTACAAAAAAGTATTGACAAGCGTTATGTTCTGCAAACGGCACATTCGACAGTTATGCGATTTAAAGATAAAATTCTGGACAAAGAAAATCTATTCGAAAGTTTGGAAAAATTCCGAGCTTTCGATTTTGGCAAATTCAAAGTTGAAGAAATAGAACTTGTCTATAATGATTGGTACCAACGAAATCATTTGGTACAAAAAATAAGCTCTTTTAAACTGTAA
- a CDS encoding sulfite exporter TauE/SafE family protein — MFSLLLPPKKKQVSFMDFQIGLVVAGLVVGFVVGMTGVGGGSLMTPILLWFGIPPTTAVGTDLLYAAVTKTGGIFVHNKKKNINWTITGWLSLGSVPAALLTLWILHSLDADTTALNNMIKYSLGWALVFTSVAILFKKKIMVFSQKHAGDKFHSESKTQNVLTIAIGVLLGATVTLTSIGAGALGTVTLFFLYPILPTPKLVGTEIAHAIPLTLVAGLGHASMGNLDLALLGQLLMGSLPGIYVGSMLSGKMPDLMLRNAIAIMLFFVGFKLIS; from the coding sequence ATGTTTTCTTTACTTTTGCCACCAAAAAAGAAACAAGTCTCATTTATGGATTTTCAAATAGGTTTAGTAGTTGCAGGTTTAGTGGTTGGTTTTGTGGTAGGAATGACAGGTGTAGGTGGAGGTTCTTTGATGACTCCAATTTTATTGTGGTTTGGTATTCCTCCAACAACAGCAGTTGGTACAGATTTATTGTATGCAGCAGTTACTAAAACAGGGGGTATTTTTGTACATAACAAAAAGAAAAATATAAATTGGACCATAACGGGTTGGCTTTCTTTGGGGAGCGTGCCCGCTGCATTATTGACATTGTGGATTCTTCATAGTCTGGATGCAGATACGACGGCTTTGAATAATATGATAAAATACAGTTTGGGTTGGGCATTGGTTTTTACTTCGGTTGCTATTTTATTTAAAAAGAAAATAATGGTTTTTTCCCAAAAACACGCGGGAGATAAATTTCACAGCGAAAGTAAAACTCAGAATGTCCTTACCATTGCCATTGGTGTGCTTTTGGGTGCTACAGTGACACTTACTTCTATTGGTGCTGGGGCATTAGGAACTGTGACTTTGTTTTTCTTATATCCAATTTTGCCTACTCCAAAATTGGTAGGTACAGAGATTGCCCATGCAATTCCTTTAACGCTTGTTGCTGGCTTGGGGCACGCATCTATGGGGAATTTGGATTTGGCATTACTTGGGCAGTTATTGATGGGATCGCTTCCTGGAATTTATGTAGGAAGTATGTTAAGCGGAAAAATGCCTGATTTAATGCTTAGAAATGCAATTGCGATTATGCTCTTTTTTGTTGGTTTTAAACTGATTTCATAA
- the rlmH gene encoding 23S rRNA (pseudouridine(1915)-N(3))-methyltransferase RlmH has protein sequence MNIKLIAIGKTDNKSLQTLIDDYTKRLSFYIKFDLEIIPDIKNVKNLSESQQKEKEGELILAKITPTDQLILLDENGKTFSSVAFSNELQKKMNSGIKTLVFVIGGPYGFSETVYAKANGKISLSSMTFSHQMVRLFFIEQLYRGFTILRNEPYHHQ, from the coding sequence ATGAATATAAAACTTATCGCAATTGGCAAAACCGACAATAAATCATTGCAAACTTTAATTGATGATTATACCAAAAGATTGTCTTTTTATATCAAGTTTGATTTGGAAATAATCCCCGATATCAAAAATGTTAAAAACTTATCAGAAAGTCAGCAAAAAGAGAAAGAAGGCGAACTTATCTTGGCTAAAATCACCCCTACCGATCAGCTTATTCTATTAGATGAAAACGGAAAAACCTTTTCGAGCGTAGCTTTTTCAAATGAATTACAAAAGAAAATGAACTCCGGCATAAAAACTTTGGTTTTCGTAATTGGTGGCCCTTATGGTTTTTCTGAAACTGTTTATGCCAAGGCAAATGGAAAAATTTCTCTCTCCTCAATGACTTTTTCCCATCAAATGGTACGACTGTTTTTCATCGAACAATTGTATCGCGGTTTTACTATTTTGAGAAATGAGCCTTATCATCACCAATAA
- a CDS encoding CHRD domain-containing protein translates to MKSLVFYSAILSLLFIGVSCSNGDDNSYIPPMTPVVVNFMATLTPPSGVTSSASGSAALKMNVTAKTFEITVNYTGLTPTHGHIHRTDGAIEIPFSDSTVATSPFTVTGSLTDAQILGIMTETYYVNLHTAAYSNGEISGTLTKSGSSGGGGGGY, encoded by the coding sequence ATGAAATCTTTAGTTTTTTATTCTGCGATTTTGTCCCTGCTATTTATTGGAGTTTCCTGCTCCAATGGTGACGATAATAGTTATATCCCACCCATGACTCCTGTTGTTGTAAATTTTATGGCAACTTTGACTCCTCCTAGTGGCGTTACTTCATCTGCATCTGGGAGTGCAGCGCTCAAGATGAATGTAACAGCTAAAACTTTTGAAATCACAGTAAACTACACTGGACTAACACCAACTCATGGTCATATCCACAGAACAGATGGTGCTATCGAAATTCCTTTCTCTGATTCAACTGTGGCAACTTCTCCATTCACCGTTACCGGATCCCTAACTGATGCTCAAATACTTGGCATTATGACAGAAACCTATTATGTAAACCTACATACAGCAGCTTATTCAAATGGAGAAATAAGCGGTACCCTTACCAAAAGCGGCTCTTCTGGCGGTGGTGGTGGCGGTTATTAA
- a CDS encoding CHRD domain-containing protein, whose translation MKSLLHFSTIMFLSIIVISCSNDNEAGVIPSNSIVLSASLNGTNEVPANTSTAKGTAYLIYSKTTKVFTIKINYSGLAPTMALIHKETVNNENPIVFTVGKYFDYENPTNALPLIDFTSPHLTTEQETELLTNQYYINLYSSAFPDGEIRGQLINSNLDGSGNKNLY comes from the coding sequence ATGAAATCTTTACTACATTTTTCAACTATTATGTTTTTGTCTATCATTGTAATTTCCTGTTCCAATGATAATGAAGCTGGTGTGATTCCTTCTAACAGCATTGTTCTTTCCGCATCTTTAAACGGCACCAATGAAGTACCGGCAAATACCTCTACTGCAAAAGGAACCGCCTATTTAATTTACAGTAAAACCACAAAGGTGTTCACCATTAAGATAAACTATTCGGGTTTGGCGCCAACAATGGCACTGATTCATAAAGAAACTGTAAATAATGAAAATCCTATAGTTTTTACCGTTGGTAAATATTTCGATTATGAGAATCCAACAAATGCACTTCCTCTTATTGATTTCACAAGCCCTCATTTGACCACAGAACAAGAGACAGAGCTTTTGACCAATCAGTATTATATCAACTTATATTCAAGTGCTTTTCCTGATGGAGAAATTAGAGGACAATTGATTAATTCCAATCTTGACGGCAGTGGTAATAAGAATCTCTATTAA
- the folP gene encoding dihydropteroate synthase produces MTINCKGQLIDLSTPKVMGILNITPNSFFDGGKYKNDDELLERVDKMCNEGADFIDVGAYSSKPNAEFVSEEEEIERIIPVMNLLQKHFPGIPLSIDTFRAGVAKICIENGAAIINDISAGILDDKMLETIAELQVPYIMMHMKGTPQTMQTLTQYEDMIKEMLFYFSERIAVARSHGINDLIVDPGFGFAKTLEQNYELMQKLELFQMLELPLLVGISRKSMIHKALEINAEMALNGTTFLNTIALTKGAKILRVHDVKEAVECVRLYNKLNQ; encoded by the coding sequence ATGACTATAAATTGTAAAGGACAACTTATTGATTTGTCTACGCCAAAAGTAATGGGGATTTTGAATATAACCCCCAATTCGTTTTTTGACGGCGGAAAGTATAAAAATGATGATGAACTTCTGGAGCGTGTTGATAAAATGTGCAATGAAGGAGCCGATTTTATTGATGTGGGGGCGTATTCGAGCAAACCCAATGCCGAGTTTGTTTCGGAAGAAGAAGAAATCGAGAGAATAATTCCGGTGATGAATTTGCTTCAGAAACATTTTCCGGGAATACCATTGTCCATTGATACTTTTCGGGCGGGAGTTGCAAAAATTTGTATAGAAAACGGAGCAGCAATAATTAATGATATTTCGGCAGGAATCCTAGATGATAAAATGCTGGAAACCATTGCAGAATTACAGGTTCCGTACATCATGATGCACATGAAAGGAACACCACAAACCATGCAGACGCTTACGCAATACGAAGATATGATTAAGGAAATGCTTTTTTATTTTTCGGAGCGAATTGCTGTTGCCAGGTCGCACGGAATAAATGATTTGATTGTGGATCCTGGTTTTGGTTTTGCTAAAACATTGGAACAAAACTATGAATTAATGCAAAAATTAGAGTTGTTTCAAATGCTTGAATTGCCTTTATTGGTTGGGATTTCAAGAAAATCGATGATTCATAAAGCATTGGAAATAAACGCTGAAATGGCTCTAAATGGAACTACTTTTTTGAATACCATAGCTTTGACTAAAGGAGCAAAAATACTTCGGGTTCATGATGTGAAAGAAGCTGTCGAGTGTGTTCGTTTGTATAATAAACTGAATCAATAA
- a CDS encoding DUF1599 domain-containing protein, which translates to MSNTSQEFDKVITICRTLFTNKMKDYGSAWRILRLPSLTDQIFIKAQRIRSLQENQVRKVDEDETGEFIGIINYSIMALIQLELGVVDQPDLETERATQLYDAKVALTKELMENKNHDYGEAWRDMRVSSLTDLILQKLLRVKQIEDNKGKTIVSEGIDANYQDMINYSVFALILMNKK; encoded by the coding sequence ATGAGCAATACTTCACAAGAATTTGACAAGGTGATTACCATTTGCAGAACACTTTTCACCAATAAAATGAAAGATTACGGCAGTGCTTGGCGCATTTTGAGACTTCCTTCCCTAACCGATCAAATTTTCATAAAAGCCCAAAGAATAAGAAGCTTGCAGGAAAACCAAGTCCGCAAAGTGGATGAAGACGAAACCGGCGAATTCATCGGTATTATCAATTATTCGATTATGGCTTTAATTCAATTAGAATTGGGCGTAGTTGACCAACCCGATTTGGAAACCGAAAGAGCAACTCAATTATACGATGCAAAAGTAGCCTTGACCAAAGAATTGATGGAAAACAAAAACCACGATTATGGTGAAGCTTGGCGTGATATGCGTGTGAGTTCCCTTACCGACTTGATTTTGCAAAAACTGCTCCGTGTTAAACAAATTGAAGACAATAAAGGGAAAACCATCGTTTCTGAAGGAATTGATGCCAATTATCAGGATATGATTAACTATTCTGTTTTTGCTTTGATTTTGATGAACAAAAAATAA
- a CDS encoding BT_3928 family protein encodes MKNIITQFSRIFVGVLFIISGLIKLNDPVGFSYKLAEYFSEPVFNMPFFVPFSLAIALFIVILEVVLGVMLLIGFKSKLTIWLLLLLIIKFTFLTFYSAYFDVVKDCGCFGDALHLTPWQSFTKDIVLLFFILILFMNMKLIKPLFSDKIQNSLALLSFILCGFMGYWVINHLPLKDFRAYKVGNNIQKGMEIPEGAPKSVVEMIFIYKVNGVDKEFSEKDLSNIPAGATFVDRKDKVISEGYVPPIHDFVMEKDGSDYKEELLQEPKLLMIVAYDLALANADGLAKMEQISKTASAKGYKTIGMTASTPEEIAKIKKQYGITFDFYFCDAIPLKTIERANPSFVILEKGTVKQKVHYNDTDDLAF; translated from the coding sequence ATGAAAAACATCATCACCCAATTCTCCCGAATTTTTGTAGGAGTTCTGTTCATCATCTCAGGATTAATCAAGCTTAACGATCCTGTAGGTTTCTCCTATAAACTAGCCGAATATTTTAGCGAGCCTGTTTTCAATATGCCTTTTTTTGTTCCTTTTTCCTTGGCAATAGCGTTATTTATAGTAATCCTAGAAGTGGTTTTGGGAGTAATGTTACTCATTGGTTTCAAATCCAAATTGACGATTTGGCTTTTGTTGCTTTTAATCATAAAATTCACTTTCCTGACTTTCTATTCTGCTTATTTTGATGTGGTAAAAGACTGCGGTTGTTTTGGAGATGCCTTACACCTTACGCCTTGGCAATCCTTTACAAAAGACATTGTTTTATTGTTCTTCATATTGATTCTGTTTATGAATATGAAATTAATAAAACCTTTATTCAGCGACAAAATTCAAAATTCTCTTGCGCTATTATCCTTTATTCTATGTGGTTTTATGGGATATTGGGTAATTAATCACCTGCCGCTGAAAGATTTTAGAGCTTACAAAGTTGGAAATAATATCCAAAAAGGAATGGAGATTCCGGAAGGTGCTCCAAAATCGGTAGTAGAAATGATTTTTATCTACAAAGTGAATGGTGTTGACAAAGAATTCTCAGAGAAAGATTTGTCCAACATTCCTGCCGGTGCCACTTTTGTAGACAGAAAAGACAAAGTGATTTCAGAAGGTTACGTCCCTCCTATCCATGATTTCGTAATGGAAAAAGACGGTTCTGATTATAAAGAAGAACTTTTGCAGGAACCAAAATTATTGATGATTGTAGCTTATGATTTGGCTCTCGCCAATGCTGATGGTCTTGCAAAAATGGAACAAATCAGTAAAACCGCTTCCGCAAAAGGCTACAAAACAATCGGAATGACAGCTTCTACTCCAGAGGAAATTGCAAAAATCAAAAAACAATATGGCATTACTTTTGATTTTTATTTCTGTGATGCAATTCCGTTAAAAACTATCGAAAGAGCCAATCCTAGTTTTGTAATTCTTGAAAAAGGAACCGTAAAACAAAAAGTGCATTATAACGATACTGACGATTTGGCTTTTTAA
- a CDS encoding TlpA family protein disulfide reductase: protein MKKITLLIIALTTFSCTQAQKTEFSKKALSETLLSTDGNQVKFKDILKKQKGKTTIIEFWASWCGDCVKAMPKLKELQANNPSVSYVFMSMDKTADKWKAGIDKHQLDGLHYMANDGMKGVFGTAVDLDWIPRYIIIDKTGKIVVYRAIETDFEKINDTLKKLESI, encoded by the coding sequence ATGAAAAAAATAACCCTTTTAATTATCGCTTTAACAACATTTTCGTGTACTCAAGCACAGAAAACTGAATTCTCCAAAAAAGCGCTTTCCGAGACTTTATTATCCACAGACGGGAATCAGGTAAAGTTTAAAGATATTCTAAAAAAACAAAAAGGTAAAACTACAATTATAGAATTTTGGGCATCATGGTGTGGTGATTGCGTAAAAGCAATGCCAAAACTAAAAGAACTTCAAGCCAATAATCCATCCGTATCCTACGTATTTATGTCTATGGACAAAACTGCAGATAAATGGAAAGCAGGTATCGATAAACACCAACTAGACGGCTTACATTACATGGCAAACGACGGCATGAAAGGCGTTTTTGGAACAGCAGTAGATCTGGATTGGATTCCGAGATATATCATTATTGACAAAACAGGAAAAATTGTTGTTTATCGTGCAATAGAAACCGACTTTGAGAAAATCAATGATACGCTGAAAAAATTAGAATCGATTTAA
- the tpiA gene encoding triose-phosphate isomerase, producing the protein MRKKIVAGNWKMHKNASQTKELLNELLTQIPAETAAQVIVAPTFVNLASAVENLTHSNIAVAAQNLHQAESGAFTGEISADMIKSVGVKNVILGHSERRSIFHETDALIASKVDTALKHDLTVIFCFGEELKDRQSGNHFNIVENQLKDGLFHIQAKDWEKVVLAYEPVWAIGTGETASPDQAQEMHEFIRETVRKAFGSDIAEDLTILYGGSVKPDNAKEIFSKPDVDGGLIGGAALNAKDFITIVTSI; encoded by the coding sequence ATGAGAAAGAAGATTGTTGCAGGAAACTGGAAAATGCATAAAAATGCATCACAAACAAAGGAACTATTAAACGAACTATTGACTCAAATTCCAGCTGAAACCGCTGCGCAAGTAATTGTTGCCCCAACATTTGTAAACCTAGCTTCGGCAGTAGAAAACTTAACACATTCAAATATTGCAGTTGCTGCACAAAACTTACACCAAGCGGAAAGTGGTGCTTTTACAGGCGAAATTTCTGCAGATATGATTAAAAGTGTAGGTGTAAAAAATGTTATTTTGGGCCACTCTGAACGTAGATCTATTTTTCATGAAACTGACGCTTTAATTGCAAGCAAAGTTGATACAGCTCTAAAACATGATTTGACAGTAATTTTCTGTTTTGGTGAAGAATTAAAAGACCGTCAATCAGGAAATCACTTCAACATTGTTGAAAATCAATTAAAAGATGGTTTATTCCACATTCAGGCCAAAGATTGGGAAAAAGTCGTATTGGCTTATGAGCCGGTTTGGGCTATCGGAACTGGAGAAACTGCTTCTCCTGATCAAGCTCAGGAAATGCACGAATTCATTAGAGAAACAGTTCGTAAAGCTTTTGGAAGCGATATCGCCGAAGATCTTACTATTCTTTACGGTGGAAGCGTTAAACCAGATAATGCCAAAGAAATCTTCTCTAAACCAGACGTAGATGGTGGTCTTATTGGTGGTGCAGCTTTAAATGCAAAAGATTTCATTACAATTGTAACGTCTATCTAA
- a CDS encoding tetratricopeptide repeat protein, with protein sequence MKKVFIYAVVMLFSVFVGKAQDIKQAKSAIDAEQYEVAKKTLESITASSPSDGYAKFLLGYVCLLKGNHEAAKKNFDAGIACSSKANFNYIGLGFMALDKENVAEADKDFGLACKSVDKKTIEESVFIGKAYCYSVHPNYNKAIEILTKARLIDPKNTSVLLALADAYKLNKQQNESYELYREAFREDGTLLRAKMGLGALIKNTHNFPAAVTSFNEVIAMNPNYGPVYRELAETEYLWALNDGRNYDSHISKALGFYEKYMSLTDYSLESRMRHADFLILAKDYKALETEANEMTKLDKVNPKIYRYLGYSAYHNNNLDVALNSLNSFVSNPSSKLIGRDYYYLGASKLGKALIATPVDTVAISNGVLDLKKSIEMTPNLAGEISDLGKKLFEKKLYSKAASVYEIAISNAESKSLLLDNFYFASAAYWSCAGVEKLNSHQTELLNKADLSLDKIITASPTTQDAYLFKARIQVLLKNDIMVAKNYEDFVIAANKKDPTELASKGMKSKLIEAYNNLGIIYSATDKVKAKESFDKTLLVDPANQYAIDQLKILK encoded by the coding sequence ATGAAAAAAGTTTTTATTTACGCCGTTGTAATGCTGTTTTCTGTTTTTGTGGGTAAGGCTCAGGATATAAAACAAGCAAAAAGTGCTATAGATGCTGAACAGTATGAAGTAGCAAAAAAGACTTTAGAATCCATAACAGCTTCTTCTCCATCAGATGGTTATGCTAAATTTCTTTTGGGTTATGTGTGTCTCTTGAAAGGAAATCACGAAGCTGCCAAAAAGAATTTTGATGCCGGAATAGCTTGTTCTTCCAAAGCCAATTTTAATTATATAGGATTAGGTTTTATGGCTCTTGATAAAGAAAATGTAGCCGAAGCAGATAAAGATTTTGGATTGGCCTGCAAAAGCGTAGACAAAAAGACTATTGAGGAATCTGTATTTATAGGAAAAGCATATTGTTATTCTGTGCACCCTAATTACAATAAAGCAATTGAGATTTTGACTAAAGCTCGATTAATTGATCCCAAAAACACTTCTGTTTTATTGGCTTTGGCTGATGCTTATAAATTAAATAAACAACAAAATGAATCTTATGAGCTTTACCGTGAGGCTTTTAGGGAAGATGGGACTTTGTTGAGAGCCAAAATGGGATTGGGAGCTTTGATTAAAAATACCCATAACTTTCCAGCTGCGGTAACTTCTTTTAATGAAGTAATTGCCATGAATCCAAATTATGGTCCAGTATATCGCGAACTTGCAGAAACCGAATATCTTTGGGCTTTAAATGATGGGAGAAATTACGATAGTCATATTTCCAAAGCATTAGGTTTTTATGAAAAATATATGTCCTTAACAGATTATTCGTTGGAATCACGTATGCGTCACGCTGATTTTCTAATCTTGGCAAAAGATTATAAAGCGCTTGAGACTGAGGCAAATGAAATGACAAAATTGGATAAAGTGAATCCAAAAATTTATCGTTATTTGGGCTATTCGGCTTATCATAATAATAATTTGGATGTTGCTTTAAATTCTTTAAATTCATTTGTTTCCAATCCGTCTAGTAAATTAATCGGAAGAGATTATTATTATTTAGGAGCATCAAAATTAGGAAAAGCTTTAATCGCAACACCAGTTGATACTGTTGCTATAAGTAATGGAGTTTTGGATTTAAAGAAATCCATTGAGATGACACCGAATTTGGCTGGTGAGATTTCTGATTTGGGTAAAAAATTGTTTGAAAAGAAATTATATTCCAAAGCAGCTTCAGTTTATGAAATAGCAATTTCAAATGCAGAATCGAAATCATTACTGTTGGATAATTTCTATTTTGCTTCAGCTGCCTACTGGTCTTGTGCCGGAGTTGAAAAGTTGAATTCACATCAAACAGAACTATTAAATAAAGCCGATTTGTCTTTGGATAAAATTATAACAGCTTCGCCAACGACCCAGGATGCTTATCTTTTTAAGGCAAGAATTCAGGTGTTGCTTAAGAATGATATTATGGTTGCCAAAAATTACGAAGATTTTGTAATCGCTGCCAACAAAAAAGATCCAACGGAGCTAGCTTCCAAAGGAATGAAATCAAAATTAATAGAAGCCTATAACAACCTAGGTATTATTTACAGCGCTACAGATAAGGTTAAAGCAAAAGAGAGTTTTGATAAAACACTTCTTGTTGATCCCGCCAATCAGTATGCTATTGATCAGTTAAAAATTTTGAAATAG
- the prmA gene encoding 50S ribosomal protein L11 methyltransferase: MSNIYIGYHFSIEPKELGSEILIAELGEKAFESFTETETGISAYVQKDLWDEMILDGIQILQSEEFKIDYTFEEIEQINWNEEWEKNFDPIDVDGNCHVRAPFHPKTDAQYDIVIEPKMSFGTGHHETTHMMIQHLLEMDVAGLKTLDMGCGTAILAILAEMKGAQPIDAIDIDNWCYLNSIENAERNNCQHITVYEGDAALLKNKKYDLIIANINRNILLNDMQSYVDSLNPGGTILFSGFYEEDIPFIDASCTEKGLTFAKKLKRNNWVSIKYVN; this comes from the coding sequence ATGTCAAATATTTATATTGGGTATCATTTTTCAATTGAACCCAAAGAACTTGGATCAGAAATATTAATTGCAGAATTGGGAGAAAAGGCCTTTGAAAGTTTCACTGAAACCGAAACTGGAATTTCAGCTTATGTTCAAAAAGACCTTTGGGACGAAATGATACTGGATGGCATTCAGATATTACAATCGGAAGAATTCAAAATCGATTATACTTTTGAAGAAATCGAGCAAATAAACTGGAACGAAGAATGGGAAAAGAATTTTGACCCTATTGATGTTGATGGAAACTGCCATGTTCGAGCACCATTTCACCCAAAAACAGATGCTCAATATGATATTGTAATTGAACCCAAAATGAGTTTTGGAACGGGACATCACGAAACAACTCACATGATGATTCAGCATTTACTAGAAATGGATGTTGCTGGTCTCAAAACACTGGACATGGGATGCGGAACTGCAATTTTGGCAATTTTGGCCGAAATGAAAGGTGCACAACCTATTGATGCAATCGACATTGACAATTGGTGTTACTTAAACTCTATTGAAAATGCTGAACGAAATAATTGTCAACATATTACAGTATACGAAGGTGATGCCGCATTGTTGAAAAACAAAAAATACGATTTGATTATAGCCAACATTAACAGAAACATTTTGTTGAACGATATGCAAAGTTATGTTGATAGTTTGAATCCGGGAGGAACCATTTTGTTTAGTGGTTTTTACGAAGAAGATATTCCTTTTATTGATGCATCCTGCACAGAAAAAGGATTAACTTTTGCAAAAAAACTAAAAAGAAACAACTGGGTATCAATAAAATACGTAAATTAG
- a CDS encoding ATP-dependent Clp protease adaptor ClpS produces the protein MSTIEKVRERISEKETTTQNSEIIVYNDDVNTFDHVINTLVRVCGHTSIQAEQCSLIIHFNGKCTVKTGEYKKLKVQCTGLLEAGLSAEII, from the coding sequence ATGAGTACAATAGAGAAAGTAAGGGAAAGAATAAGCGAGAAGGAGACGACAACTCAAAACAGTGAAATAATCGTTTATAACGATGATGTAAATACGTTTGACCATGTTATAAACACACTTGTTCGAGTATGTGGACACACTTCCATTCAAGCGGAACAATGCTCATTGATTATCCATTTCAATGGAAAATGTACCGTTAAAACAGGGGAATACAAAAAATTAAAAGTACAATGCACAGGATTACTTGAAGCTGGTTTGAGTGCTGAAATAATCTAA
- a CDS encoding DUF6691 family protein, producing MKFLKYFLVGFLFGIVLTKSEAVSWYRIYEMFQFQSFHMYGIIGVAVATGIIGIQIIKRKNIKDIDGLPIKIQDKANDNVRYWLGGISFGLGWALVGSCPGPIFILIGAGFMSVIIVLIGALIGTIIYGTLKSKLPH from the coding sequence ATGAAATTTTTAAAATATTTTCTTGTTGGATTTCTTTTCGGAATTGTATTAACCAAATCTGAGGCCGTTTCTTGGTACCGAATTTATGAAATGTTTCAATTCCAATCGTTCCACATGTATGGAATCATAGGTGTTGCGGTTGCAACGGGAATAATTGGAATCCAAATTATTAAACGAAAAAACATCAAAGACATAGATGGTCTTCCAATAAAAATTCAGGATAAAGCAAATGATAATGTGCGCTATTGGTTAGGCGGTATTTCGTTTGGATTGGGTTGGGCATTGGTTGGTTCATGTCCTGGACCAATTTTTATATTGATAGGAGCAGGGTTTATGTCGGTTATTATTGTACTTATTGGAGCTTTGATAGGAACCATCATTTATGGCACTTTGAAAAGTAAATTGCCTCATTAG